In the Planctomycetaceae bacterium genome, ATGGGTCCAAAGATCAGTCGTGGTTACCGCGAAGAGATGGAACACTTCTGTTACTGCATCAGCACCGGCGAAAACAAATTGCGATGCAATGGCCGGGTTGCGATGGCGGATGCCATCATGGCGATGACCGCCAACCTTGCCATGAAGCATAAGAAGCGAATTGTCTTCAAGGACGAATGGTTCGATCCAGCCAGTGACGCGGTTCCGGAAACCGACGAGCAAGTCACAACGGCCTGAAAGAAGTTGACTTGATGAAGCCCGGCCCGCTGTGTTGCCGGGCTTCAGTTTGTCCCTGCTCAGCTCCTGTTTCACTCAGCTCCTGTTCAGATGAGTCTCCAGCATGGCGCGCTGGCCCGATAACAGTCGTTCGAACATTACCGCATTGCTGCTGATTTTCGTGCTGCTTCCACTGTTGGCATATCTTTGCCATCTGTTTGTCCGAGGTTAATGTGAGCACCCCTGCGACCAGCCACAAGTCGACACTGTTCATCGTTTTTCTGACTGTCTTCATCGATCTGCTTGGATTCGGCATCGTCATGCCGTTGTTGCCGCGCTACGGTGCGTGCTTTAATGCCAGCAAAGCACAGCTCGGTCTGCTCATGGCATCTTTTTCTGCGATGCAGTTTCTGTTTGCTCCCATGTGGGGAGCCCTTTCGGATCGCGTTGGGCGGCGACCGATTCTGATGCTGGGGCTCCTTGGTTCCACATTCTCCTATGCCCTGTTTGGCTATGCATCGTCGCTTGGACGGGAAGGCCATTTTCTTGGACTCGGTGCTCTGGCACTGCTGTTCACCGCCCGCATTGGAGCAGGAATCGCGGGTGCGACCATCTCCACAGCACAGGCTGTCATTGCGGATTGCACGGGTGTTGAAAACCGTGGCCGTGGGATGGCGATGATCGGGGCTGCGTTCGGGCTTGGATTCACATTTGGCCCACTCATCGGAGCAGCCTGTACCTCAGATCGACTCACCGTAGCCCTCAACGACCAGCAGTATGCTCAGGTACAGCAATGGGATGAGGTTACGGATCTGATTACCGCCGATCAGTTGCTGGAAGAGCTTGGCGGAAGCGGGAAAGTGCCGTCAGCGGATGAACAGGCCATTCGACGCCAACTCAATGCGCCGATGCCCCGAGTGGAAGTCAAGCTTCACCTGCTGGAACCGCCTACACCGTGGCCTGGATACGTTGCCTCTATTCTTTCCGGGTGCGCGCTTCTGATAGCCGCATGGCGTCTGAAAGAGACAAGAAGGCCCCCGGAAACATTGACTGAGGCAGATGCTGAAAAACCAGTATCTGCGCATGGACGGAGGTCGTGGCTTAACTTGCGTCTCCTGAGCACCTATCTCGCGCAGGCAAGCCTGTCGGCCATCCTGCTTTCCGTGTTCATCACGACCTTTGGTTTTGCACAGTTCGAAAGCACGTTGTCACTTCTGACGCGTGAGTTCGCATTTGGGCAGCAGAGCAACTTCCTGTTATATGCTTATGTGGGAGTCATTCTTTCTCTGGGGCAGGGCCTGCTTGTGCGTCGCTTTCTGCCGCGTATCGGTGAGTATCGAATGGCCCTGATTGGCGTCACGCTGATGACTACGGGATTTCTGCTGATCGGCTTGACGGGAGACAAAGTGCTGCCGGCCGTATCACTCTGGTACATCTTACCTGTGGTGGTCATCGGCTTCTCTGCCGTCACACCGTCCCTTCAGTCGCTGCTGTCCCAGGCAGCACCGAGCGACCAGCAGGGATCCGTTCTTGGTACCAGCCAGAGCCTCTCTGCACTCGCGCGAATTCTGGGTCCATACACGGGCATTCAATTGCTCGGCGTATCGACTTCGCTTCCGTATTATCTTGGCGCGGGACTGATCATGGCCGGCGGTGTAATGATCACGCGGATCCGCCGAGCAAAGTGACAGTAGATTCCCGGCTGAATCGTGTTTCACCGAAGGCAGGCTGTCCGTTGAAAAACCCGGACAGGCACGCATGACGACCGGAAACCGTCGTGTTTTAAGGTCTCCTGCACGAGCCAGTCCCGTTTTTCAGCAGGCTGCCAGGCCAGGCCAACCCCCCGTAGTTACTGACGTCGGGTGATGGGTAATTGGTGATGAATGCATGTCAAGATTCGGCCTCCAGAGAGGAGCTGGCGAGATGCGACATTCACTCACGTCCCTGAATAATGGCTTTGAGATCAGGCGAACTCCTGGCTTCCTCCGCCTGCATCAAGCCCCCCTAGTCTTTCGCAAAGCCAGGGTTCACCGATCAATTCTCGGGGACTATAGACTCTCTGATGAGTTTGTGGCGTCACGCCTTGGGGCCACCTGATGCCACACGGTTATCTCACGGAGCATCAGAATCAGTACTGTGGGATACGGCCAATGACGATGATTCCGACACAGCCCATCGCAGCTACCGCCGTTCGGACACCCGTGGTCACCGGAGCCATGGTCAGGGTGCATCCCAGACACACCACCACGATCGCGAGCGCAAGGACTTTGACATGCATCCTGACAGCTCGGCGACATTCCCAGTCATCAATCACCCGGCCGAAGATCCGATTACGGCGCAGCATTCGATGAAGGCCCGGAGAACTTCGCAGGAAAAGGCCGCTGGCGAGCAGCACGAAGGGCGTCGTTGGAAGCCCGGGAATGACAACGCCCAAAAGTGCCAATGTCAGACAAAGGAAGGCTCCGGCAATCGCCAGATACCTGCGAATTCCCGTCAACCGATTTGAATTGACGTCGTTTTGCAACGGATGTCTCCCGGTTCCTGACAGAGAATCAGCACTGGATGGGGAAAGTTCATTCAATTGGGGACAAATGGCAGCATTTGCATTCGAATCCGGCAGATTGGTGTTCGAAGCATTCAAGTGTTGACGTTCCAGAATTGTCGACAAAATTCTTATCTGAGAATGATTAGGGGAAATTTCGCCGACATCCGTCTCTTGTGGCGCTTATGCAGTAAAAATAGACTCTTCCGATTCGGTATGTTAGCAAATTGAAGAGTAAGCAGGTGAGTTTCCCTGTACCGAATCGTTTCCGGGCTGAACAACATCCATCACGTTGGCCGAGTTTTAAGTCGATTTTCAATGGAATGGCAAAGCTCATGCAGTTTGGGCCATCCTTTTCACGTGTTTATTGGCAATTTTACCGGTCAATCAAACCCACCCTTGTGACCGAGGATTCACATTGAGAGCCCTGATTAGCGATATTCACGGAAATCTGGAGGCCCTGCAGGCGGTCCTGGCGGACATAAGAGCAAAGGGTGTGACTGAAATTTTCTGTCTTGGCGATGTCGTCGGCTACGGACCCAACCCAGCCGAATGCATCGATCACGTCATGGACCTGGATATGTGCCTTCTGGGGAACCACGACCAGGCGGCGCTGTTTGACCCGGATGGGTTTAACGCCGGAGCAGAGCGAGCCATTTTCTGGACGCGATCCGTTCTCGAGCGAGATACCAGCTCAAATGCCGAGCGCCGCTGGGATTTCCTGGGGGAACTCTCTCGTCGCTACAAAGACGAAGCAGCCGGGATGATGTTCGTGCACGGTTCAGCCCGCAATCCGCTGAACGAGTACGTTTTTCCGGACGATGTCTACAATCAGGTGAAAATGGAGAAGATTTTCGCGTTGATCGACCAGTACTGCTTTCAGGGGCACACCCATATCCCGGGTGTCTTCACAGACAGTCTTGAGTTTTTCGCCCCGGAGGAGATTGACTTTCAGTACAAGCTGGGAAGTCAGAAGGTCATGATCAACGTCGGTTCGGTCGGACAGCCCCGAAATAACGATCCGCGTTCGTCTTATGTGACCATCGATGACGGCGTCGTTCAATTCCATCGTGTGTCGTACGATTTTGAGACCACAATTGCCAAAATCTACGACATCCCCGATCTGGACAATTTCCTGGGTGACCGTCTTCGCGAAGGTCGGTGAATCTTCAGGAAAAACGAGAACCAGGACAGGGACATTTTTCCCCGCTGTTTCGTTCCGGTATCCTGACCGTCGCTGAATGGCTCACTTTCCTTTGAGCCGGCTGCTCAGCATTGACGTTGCGCTGGTCAAAACTGAGGCTGCTGCCGCGAGTGTGAGTCTCGCGCGAGCCCTCCTGCCAGAGTGCAAACCCGATAGTCCTCCAGCGCAAATATTACTGAACGGAATTCGTTCTCTCATGGAAAACCGAAGACTCTTCACCTTCCTGCTCCTCTCTTCGATGACGCTGGTACTTTGGGGAACCTTTGTAGCTCCCAAACTAGCTCCACCACCTCAAAAAGCCGCTGATGCGGCCGGCGAGGACGGTTTGGCAGCACTTGACGCTCCGAAAGGAGATAAGGACGACCCTGTATCTGATGCAGGAAGTCAACCGGGGATCACGGGAGAGCCGGAAGCCGGTCCGGACGTCGAGACCGAAACCTCCGACGCTGCGGGGGATGTAGCTCTGGTTGAGCATCCGGAAACAGAAGTCCTTCTGGGGTCACTGGATGCCGAAAGTGGATATGCCCTTCAGGTAAAGCTGACGTCTGCAGGAGCGGCGATTGAAACCATTCAACTCACATCGCCTCAGTTTGGGAGTCTGCAGGACGAAACCAAACAGGCGACGATCCTTGGAAACAACCTGACCAGCGACAAGACTCTGACGACCGGAGTGAACATTGTTGACGCCCAGCTGAAGAAGCTTCGTCAGCCATCGCTGGAAAGAATCCACTGGAAGCTGGAGGAAAAGTCAGAAGATAAAACCGGCGCAAAGGCGGTTTTTTCCTACGACGCACCGGATGGATCCATTCGGATTCGGAAGTCATTCCGTCTCCCGAAGCTAAGGATGTTTCTTGACGGACAGCCACTCAGAGAGGCATTCCGGAGGGATCCGACAGGGCACATTCTGGAAGTTGCAATCGAACTCATCAATCTCTCTGGCAAAGCTCAGACGCTTGCGTACGAAATGCAGGGCCCCGTCGGAGTGCTACTGGAAAACGAAGCCCATACGAGCAAGTTCCGCGATATCAAGATCGAATTTCTTGCGGGCAGCAAGCCCGTCGTTAAATCGGCAAAAGAAACAGTAAGCGATGTCGAGGCCCACGAGACACAAGCGGGGCGCGTGATGTCCAGTGATGAACTGCTCGCAGAACATCGCGAAAAAGATAAGTGGACCACACCGTTTCGATATGCAGGCGTCGATGTTCAGTTCTTTGCCGCGCTGATCGCACCACTGGATGAACGTTCGGAAGAAGAACAGACGGCAAATAAGCGTCTCGATCGCACGTTCCCGATGCTTGTGCAACGCGATACCGTGAGCCCTCAGAAGAGCGACATCAGCTTCCGAATGGCTTCCACAGATATCAATCTTGCGGCCGAGGGAGAGGCAGCGACAGTCGTTCACAAGTATGCATTCTTTGCGGGGCCCAAGCGTCGAGAACTTCTGGATCCCCTGCCAATGGCTGCATCCCGAGTGCTGGATTACGGGACCTATTTCGGCTTTGTCGCCCGGTTTATGCACGGCGTTCTCGACACCCTGTATGGTCTTGGACTGCCATATTTCCTCGCCATTATCACCCTGACAATTCTGGTCCGCGGCTGCATGTTTCCGATTTCTCGCAAGCAGGCCATCAGCGCAGCCAAGATGAAGGCTCTTCAGCCTAAACTCAACGAGCTAAAAGAGAAGTTTGGCGAAGACCGTGAAAAGCTGGCACGCGCACAATTTGAGCTCTGGCGAAAACACAAAATCAATCCGGCCGGTGGATGCCTTCCGCTTTTCTTTCAGTTGCCGGTCTTCGTTGGACTGTACACCGCGCTGAATACGGCCATCGATTTGCGGTTGGCGAAGTTCCTCTGGATCGACAATCTGGCCGCTCCGGATTCACTGGCGAAGCTTCCTTTCGCGCTGCCGTTTCTTGGCAACGACTTCAACCTGTTGCCGTGTGTGACCGTCGTTCTGTTCCTTGTGCAGCAAAAACTGTTCATGCCGCCTGCGGTCGATGAACAGGCCGAAGCTCAGCAGAAGATGATGAATTTCTTCACTATCATGATGGGAGCCATGTTCTGGCATCAGCCCGCTGGACTTTGTCTTTACTTTATTGCTTCGAGTCTGTGGGGGATTGCCGAACGCAAAATGCTGGGAACTGCAGCAACGAGCCTGAATGACGAGACATCAAACAGCGAAGAAGAAGAGACCGACGGTCAAAAACCGTCAGTGCGTGTTGCGAAACCGGATAAGGATTCGGCGGATAAGAATCGCGTGCCGGGTTTCATGCAGAAATTCATCGACATGGCACAGGAAGCACGCGAACAGGCAGAAAAAACCAATAAGGACGATTCACGCCGGAAAAAGAAGCGCGGGAAGTAGTCGACGACGGATCATTTGCGACTCGCTATCGTTTTGTTCCCGTCCACCAGGATGGCTGGGCAAAGATGGTTTTGACCGCAAGACTGAAACCTGGAAGCGCCTGACCTCCCTCCAGAATCTGCCAGTCACCAAGTGAAACCGTGGTCTGGTTCTTTCTGACAACCTGAACCTCACGTTTGAACGGATCTGGTATCCAGATAGTTTCGACTCCCATTTTCAGATAGGCCAGGGTTCGCAATCGCATGTCGCGACGCCGGTCATTTGACGACGCGATATCAACCACCAGATGCGGCCTTTGCGAGGCAATCAGCAAATCGTTCTGTTCGAAACGTGGGCCCTTGTTGAAACAACTGATGGCAGGGAAATAGATCGTGTCGGGGTCTGTCGAAACGTGCAACCCAAGATCGTACCCAGCGTAGTCGGGCGAAGCGGCCCCCTGAGCCTGAAACCAGACTGCGAATTCGCGGGAGATATTCAAAACGACATTCCCATGCGCATCGTCCGGGGCCTGCAGAAGTACCGGAAAGCCCTCGTGCAATTCAACCCATCGACCACCTTCCGGAAAATCCATTCTGCGGGCGGCAAATTCATCAGCCGTCATAAAACGTTTCAGGGGCGAATCGTCTTCTGGTTCCGAAGGGACTCTGTCCAGCATGATACAGACCTTCACTGATCATAATGACTTGGGAAGTGGGCTTTCAGAGCGTCAACTGTGTGACAGCTGGCGACGGTGGATCAATTGCAGACGCCTGATCGTTTCGTGACGGTGAATCAGTTCGTGATCGTCCTGCGTGAAAGAATCTCCGGAACGGATTCATCGGTTTCAGAGAAGCCGGTAATGAATTCCAGGTCCTGCAGCGTTTGTTCGGTCTGTACGATGCTTCCAGCGACGTTGTCGACCTGCGTTGAAAATGTCGCCGGGTCCGTCCGACTAATCCCCATTTCTGCCAGCGATCGAATGCGACTTTCCAGCCGCTGTTGCTCGGCCTTCACAAGTTCGAAGCTGTCGCGGGCCTGTTCAAAATTCTTCAGTCGCTGATGACATGTCGCGAGGCTGTCTTCCAGGGTTGCAATGATTCGATTCCGTTGTTCATCTTGTGGACGTTCACGTTCACGATCCAGCCGACTGCTCACATCCTTTAAGTCACGCTTGATTTGCTCAATCGTTGTTGTTTCGAAGAATCGATTCAGTGAATGTTCGGTGTAAAGAAGTTTCAGAAACAGCCACATCAGTTTATCAAGTTGATCGAGCTGGACATTTCCGAGGCTCAGTCCGTTATTACTGCCCTGAGCTGACTGAAACTGGCGAGTAATCTGGCCAAGTTCCATGCACTGCGACATTAATTCCTGAAACCGCATTTGTGCGCCGCGTGGCAGGGTCGCCAGCATTCGTCTCATTCGAATTTCGGATGCCTCGGCATCGCGGGCCATCGCCAGGGAATGGTCCTGCATATCGACGAAGCGTTGAAACTTCGGGTGCGTCCCTACAAAGCCAAGCCAGGCAACTTCTGCTGCCGCGACAAGCGGGAGTCCCACTTCGGGCTGCCCGGAAAGGACGGCGAAGCCAATACCCCCAAACAGTCCCAGCAGATTCCAGTGGTTGGCAAATGCTTTTTTAATGTAGCGAAAAAGTTTCACGATCCAATTGCTTCACGATGATGATGCGACGGACTTGTCACGCGGAGATTCGAGTTCTTCCAGGATGTCACGGATTTGGAAAACCTTCTCCTGAAATTCAGGTTCGCGCTGCATCACTGCCGCCGGTCGATCTGGCGCGGGAACAGCGATTTGATGCAGAAGCGTACCGGGAGAACGGCTTAGAATGAAGACACGGTCACCCAGGTAAACGGCCTCTTCAATGGAATGGGTCACAAAAAAGACAGTGGCTTCCACTTCCCGCCATAATGTGACCAGAAGATCCTGCATTTGGTACCGATTGTGAGGATCAAGCGCACCAAACGGTTCATCCATCAGGATGATCCTCGGGTGCAGAATCAACGTGCGGGCAATCGCCACGCGTTGTCGCATGCCGCCGGAAAGTTCATGTGGATATTTCCCGGCATCTGTGTCCACGTTCAGGCCGACACGAGCGATCCAGTCTCGGGCTTTCGCATGCCTCTCCGACCTGGAAACGCCACGGCATTCCAGACCGAATGCTACGTTATCCAGAACGGTCCGGTTGTCAAAACTGGTGTAATCCTGGAACACCATTCCGCGATCGGCCCCAGGCCCCATAACAGGCTTGCCGGCGACCAGAACCTTGCCGGAAGTTGCTGGATGCTGTGGCTCCAGACCTGCCAGCAACCGCAGGATCGTACTTTTCCCGGATCCACTGGGCCCCAGCACAGAAATGAATTCGCCGTGTCCGTGCAGATCTTCAATCTGAAACGTGATATCCCGAATCGCCGTAAAGGCATCCGGTTGTCCTACATTGTATGTCTTCGTGACGTTTCTGAATTCGACGATGTTTTCCGACATGATTGCTCTTGTTCGGTTGGTGTTCTCCAGGTCGCTGCGTTCCCCGAATGATGGCGGCATTCCCGGGTCTTTGGCAAGCGACGCTCGCACTGACCCGTACCGAAACCGTGGACTTTCACCCCCCGGAGCGTAACCAAAGGTGAATACGACGTGTCTGAATTAACTCAAGGGTCGCTGCACTCAATCCATTTTGCAGGCGAACACGAATACAGGACACGTGACCATGACGACATCCACGATGAAGCAGCAATCGGCGAAGCGGCAATTTCTCAGGACATCCGCCTCTCGAAGCCACCGGAACAAGCCGGCGTTTTTCGGCGCAGCAGCAGCCAACACGCACATTCATTACCGGAACGGTCGAAATCCGGCTGCACTGCAGGACGCTCTGACGAATACCGCCCACGGCGGCTGCCAGACAGTCGGCGAATACGGGCTTTTCGGTCCGCTTTTTCATTTTCTGAATGAGCGGACAGGCAAACCATGGCAGCGCGTGGCAAGAGAACTGCGACTTCGTTTCGCTCAACACCAACTGTCCGAAGCACAGATCCGAATTTTTGCCAGCGACTTTGTGGATTTTCATGTCGACGACGACGGTACCCAACTTCGTTTCAGCGAAGGTTTGCTGGCCGGACAGCCGTTGATTTCAGGCTGGCGTCGGCGACTTTTTGTATGTCCGAGGACAGGCTTGCTGAAGCCATT is a window encoding:
- a CDS encoding MFS transporter, which gives rise to MSTPATSHKSTLFIVFLTVFIDLLGFGIVMPLLPRYGACFNASKAQLGLLMASFSAMQFLFAPMWGALSDRVGRRPILMLGLLGSTFSYALFGYASSLGREGHFLGLGALALLFTARIGAGIAGATISTAQAVIADCTGVENRGRGMAMIGAAFGLGFTFGPLIGAACTSDRLTVALNDQQYAQVQQWDEVTDLITADQLLEELGGSGKVPSADEQAIRRQLNAPMPRVEVKLHLLEPPTPWPGYVASILSGCALLIAAWRLKETRRPPETLTEADAEKPVSAHGRRSWLNLRLLSTYLAQASLSAILLSVFITTFGFAQFESTLSLLTREFAFGQQSNFLLYAYVGVILSLGQGLLVRRFLPRIGEYRMALIGVTLMTTGFLLIGLTGDKVLPAVSLWYILPVVVIGFSAVTPSLQSLLSQAAPSDQQGSVLGTSQSLSALARILGPYTGIQLLGVSTSLPYYLGAGLIMAGGVMITRIRRAK
- a CDS encoding Uma2 family endonuclease, which translates into the protein MLDRVPSEPEDDSPLKRFMTADEFAARRMDFPEGGRWVELHEGFPVLLQAPDDAHGNVVLNISREFAVWFQAQGAASPDYAGYDLGLHVSTDPDTIYFPAISCFNKGPRFEQNDLLIASQRPHLVVDIASSNDRRRDMRLRTLAYLKMGVETIWIPDPFKREVQVVRKNQTTVSLGDWQILEGGQALPGFSLAVKTIFAQPSWWTGTKR
- a CDS encoding YbaN family protein, with the translated sequence MSTILERQHLNASNTNLPDSNANAAICPQLNELSPSSADSLSGTGRHPLQNDVNSNRLTGIRRYLAIAGAFLCLTLALLGVVIPGLPTTPFVLLASGLFLRSSPGLHRMLRRNRIFGRVIDDWECRRAVRMHVKVLALAIVVVCLGCTLTMAPVTTGVRTAVAAMGCVGIIVIGRIPQY
- a CDS encoding metallophosphoesterase family protein — its product is MRALISDIHGNLEALQAVLADIRAKGVTEIFCLGDVVGYGPNPAECIDHVMDLDMCLLGNHDQAALFDPDGFNAGAERAIFWTRSVLERDTSSNAERRWDFLGELSRRYKDEAAGMMFVHGSARNPLNEYVFPDDVYNQVKMEKIFALIDQYCFQGHTHIPGVFTDSLEFFAPEEIDFQYKLGSQKVMINVGSVGQPRNNDPRSSYVTIDDGVVQFHRVSYDFETTIAKIYDIPDLDNFLGDRLREGR
- the yidC gene encoding membrane protein insertase YidC, which produces MENRRLFTFLLLSSMTLVLWGTFVAPKLAPPPQKAADAAGEDGLAALDAPKGDKDDPVSDAGSQPGITGEPEAGPDVETETSDAAGDVALVEHPETEVLLGSLDAESGYALQVKLTSAGAAIETIQLTSPQFGSLQDETKQATILGNNLTSDKTLTTGVNIVDAQLKKLRQPSLERIHWKLEEKSEDKTGAKAVFSYDAPDGSIRIRKSFRLPKLRMFLDGQPLREAFRRDPTGHILEVAIELINLSGKAQTLAYEMQGPVGVLLENEAHTSKFRDIKIEFLAGSKPVVKSAKETVSDVEAHETQAGRVMSSDELLAEHREKDKWTTPFRYAGVDVQFFAALIAPLDERSEEEQTANKRLDRTFPMLVQRDTVSPQKSDISFRMASTDINLAAEGEAATVVHKYAFFAGPKRRELLDPLPMAASRVLDYGTYFGFVARFMHGVLDTLYGLGLPYFLAIITLTILVRGCMFPISRKQAISAAKMKALQPKLNELKEKFGEDREKLARAQFELWRKHKINPAGGCLPLFFQLPVFVGLYTALNTAIDLRLAKFLWIDNLAAPDSLAKLPFALPFLGNDFNLLPCVTVVLFLVQQKLFMPPAVDEQAEAQQKMMNFFTIMMGAMFWHQPAGLCLYFIASSLWGIAERKMLGTAATSLNDETSNSEEEETDGQKPSVRVAKPDKDSADKNRVPGFMQKFIDMAQEAREQAEKTNKDDSRRKKKRGK
- a CDS encoding ABC transporter ATP-binding protein, encoding MPPSFGERSDLENTNRTRAIMSENIVEFRNVTKTYNVGQPDAFTAIRDITFQIEDLHGHGEFISVLGPSGSGKSTILRLLAGLEPQHPATSGKVLVAGKPVMGPGADRGMVFQDYTSFDNRTVLDNVAFGLECRGVSRSERHAKARDWIARVGLNVDTDAGKYPHELSGGMRQRVAIARTLILHPRIILMDEPFGALDPHNRYQMQDLLVTLWREVEATVFFVTHSIEEAVYLGDRVFILSRSPGTLLHQIAVPAPDRPAAVMQREPEFQEKVFQIRDILEELESPRDKSVASSS